GGATCTGACGGCTGAAGGCCGGCAGCCGATGTGGACAGCTGATGGGCGGTATGCCATCGTGTTCAACGGAGAAGTTTATAATTACGCCGCGCTGCGCAATCAACTGCGCAATGCCGGTTATTCTTTTCGATCAAAAACGGATACGGAAGTCATTTTGCAGGCCTATCTTGCCTGGGGAAGTGAGTGCGTCCAGCATTTGAATGGCATGTTTGCGTTTGCCATCTATGATGCAAAGACAAAGAAAGTTTTCCTTGCCCGGGATCGGCTGGGCATCAAGCCATTATATTATGCCCGGACGCGCGAAGGGTCGCTGCTGTTTGCGTCGGAAGTACGGACTTTGCTTGCAAGCCGGCTCGTAGATCGGAAACTGAACCAGGAGATACTGCCTTTCTATCTCGCCTATCAGTCCGTGCCGGCGCCTGATACGCTCATTGAAGACGTTAAAATGTTGTTGCCCGGGCACAGCATGATTGTGACGCCGGAGGCCATTCGGATTACACGGTATTGGCACTTGCTTGATGATGCCTGCACGGCGGCGCGTTACCATGGCGAAAGGGCAGCGAAGAAAGAAATTCACCGCCGGCTTTCAAAAGCCATTGAGCGTCGGCTTGTGAGCGATGTACCGCTTGGTGCTTTCCTCTCTGGAGGAATTGACTCCTCGATTGTTGTTGGATTAATGAGCCGGATGAAGGAAGAGCGCGTCCACACGTTCTCTGTGGCATTCGACAATCCTGAATTCCAGGATGGGCACTACGCCCGGTTGGTTGCAAAGCGGTTTAATACGCGCCACAATGAAGTGACACTAACCTTCGATCAACTGCTCGAACAAATTCCTGATGCCCTCTCGACACAAGACCAGCCTTCGGGCGATGGCATCAACACCTACGTGGTGTCCAAAGCAGTCAAGGAAGCAGGACTAACGGTAGCGTTGTCTGGCCTTGGCGGCGACGAGTTTTTTGCTGGATATAGCCTCTTTGGACGCATTGCTTTTCAGCAACGCGCCCTGTTTCTGTGGCAGTGGTTCCCGCAACTTTTCCGTGCACAGTTTGCCCGGATGTTGTATGCGATGAACCCCTCGATTGCAACCCAGAAGCTTAAGCGTCTGATGGTTTCGAATGGATCGCTTGCAGAAGTGTATCCGCTTGGCCGGCAGTGTTTCTCTGAAGACCAGGTAGCTTCGCTATTGCACAGGCAGCGCGGCTATGATGACCCTTACACGGCTTTGCTGTCTGAGTCGCTTGCCCAACACAGCGATCAGCCGTTGTTATCGCGTATTTCATTTGCTGAGGCACGCACGTATATGCACGACGTTTTGCTGCGTGATACAGATCAGATGAGTATGGCAAATGCCCTGGAAGTGCGGGTGCCGTTTTTGGATCACGAACTGGTGTCGTATGTGATGGGCGTCACCGACACCATCAAAGCGCCGGGTAATACGCCAAAGCGGCTGCTTGTGGAGTCGGTTGGTGATTTGTTGCCCCAGGAAGTCATTCATCGCCCGAAGCAGGGTTTTACACTGCCTTTTGATCAGTGGATGCGTGGGCCCTTGAAACAGCTTTGTGAGGAGCATCTGGGTGTGTTGGCAGACCTTTCTGTATTTGATGGCAATACCATTGACGGCTATTGGCAGGCATTTATGCAGGGTGAAAAGACCGTTTCCTGGAGCCGGCTATGGCTACTCATAGCGCTTGGTGCCTGGTGTGGGCAGCACATAAACGATTGAGGATGTGATGAGCAGAAATCAACTCAAAGTCTTACACGTAATGCCGTCACTTTCTCGGGCATTTGGCGGGCCAACACAATCGTGGGTGGGCTATGCCCGCGCTGCTAAAACCAGTGGCATGGCCGTTTCTGTAGCTGCGCCAGCTGTGAACGAGGCTGATCGGGAATGGCTACAGGCGCAGACAGACGCCGTATCGTATTCTTTTTTTCCAAGTGCCGGCAAAGGCGCCATGGTCTTTTCTCCAGCTTTACACCGCTGGTTGGTGCGGCATGGCAAGGCCTACGATGCAGTACACGTTCACGGCCTTTTTAATCCGATCAGCTCGATTGCTTTGCGCCAGTGCGTACGCCGAAATTGGCCCGTAGTCCTGCGTCCGTTTGGTACCCTTTCACGGTATACATTTACACACCGACGGACGTGGATAAAGCGGCAGTACTTTCGCCGGCTCGATGGCCCAAGTTTGCAAAAAGCTCCTGCAATACACTTTACAACGCGGGCTGAGTGTGATGAAGCTGCCTGGCATGGAATCGACTTTTCGGGGCGTAGTCACGTTGTGCCGCCGCCCCTCGCTGAACTCCCTGCACCTTCCGCCACTATAGCTGATCGTGATGCTCCGATTGTACTGTTCCTTTCCCGGATTCATCCCAAGAAGAATATCGAGTGTCTCATTGATGCATGGCCGCGCGTTGTTGCCGGCATGCCGCGTGCAGAACTGGTTATTGCCGGCAGTGGCGATCCGGATTACGTAGAGGCCCTTCGAACGCGGGCCCAAACCCTCGGAGTTGGAGAGATCAGTTTTCCTGGTTTTGTAGCCGGGGAAAAAAAGGCCGGCCTACTGGCAAAATCTTCCCTGTTTGTCTTGCCTTCTTTTCAGGAAAACTTTGGTGTTGCTGTCATGGAGGCGATAGGCGCTGGATTGCCGGTTGTGATTTCTGAACAGGTCCAACTGGCTGATTTTGTATCCAAAAACGACCTCGGACACGTCATTAAGCCAGAACCGGAAGCCCTGGCTTTCTCCATTCTTGAAATTCTGGGCAGTAAGGCCTACCAGGATCATTGCAGTACACAAGGACCTGCAGCAATAAGGCAGGATTTTTCCCTGCAGCAAGTAGGCAAACAACTGGTATCCATGTACGAGTCGGTACGCAACTAGCCAGCTGTTACCTGTCTGGTACTGCGTACGCTGCAATTGTTTAAATCATTTCTACATCCCCGACATGAATTATCTATTGGCCCAGAAAATCATAGACATGCCCTGGCGTGTGCAAAACGAAGTGCGCCGGACCATTGCGCTCCCTTACCTGAAAGTATTCTTTGCCATGAAGGGCATCGACTGGGGCAAGAACTGGCGTGTATTGGGCAAGCCCATTATTCAGCGCCACCGGAAGAGTTTGATTGAATTGGGGGATGGCGTTGTGTTACGTTCATGGCTCGAATCAAATCCCCTCGTTCCGATTCACCCCGTTGTGTTTTCCACCCGGTCCAAGCTCGCAGTAATCCGCGTTGGGAAAGAGTGCGGATTTACAGGTACAACCATTGTTGCTGCAGATCGGATTGAAATTGGTGACCGCGTGCAAATCGGAGCCAACACCACGATTGTCGATACCGACTTTCATCCGCTGACGCCCGAAGGCCGCAAAAAAGACATGGCCAACG
The Bacteroidota bacterium DNA segment above includes these coding regions:
- the asnB gene encoding asparagine synthase (glutamine-hydrolyzing), translated to MCGIAGIIGARPSKMQVGIHRMVEAMQHRGPNDKGEFSDGWVALGHRRLSILDLTAEGRQPMWTADGRYAIVFNGEVYNYAALRNQLRNAGYSFRSKTDTEVILQAYLAWGSECVQHLNGMFAFAIYDAKTKKVFLARDRLGIKPLYYARTREGSLLFASEVRTLLASRLVDRKLNQEILPFYLAYQSVPAPDTLIEDVKMLLPGHSMIVTPEAIRITRYWHLLDDACTAARYHGERAAKKEIHRRLSKAIERRLVSDVPLGAFLSGGIDSSIVVGLMSRMKEERVHTFSVAFDNPEFQDGHYARLVAKRFNTRHNEVTLTFDQLLEQIPDALSTQDQPSGDGINTYVVSKAVKEAGLTVALSGLGGDEFFAGYSLFGRIAFQQRALFLWQWFPQLFRAQFARMLYAMNPSIATQKLKRLMVSNGSLAEVYPLGRQCFSEDQVASLLHRQRGYDDPYTALLSESLAQHSDQPLLSRISFAEARTYMHDVLLRDTDQMSMANALEVRVPFLDHELVSYVMGVTDTIKAPGNTPKRLLVESVGDLLPQEVIHRPKQGFTLPFDQWMRGPLKQLCEEHLGVLADLSVFDGNTIDGYWQAFMQGEKTVSWSRLWLLIALGAWCGQHIND
- a CDS encoding glycosyltransferase; the protein is MSRNQLKVLHVMPSLSRAFGGPTQSWVGYARAAKTSGMAVSVAAPAVNEADREWLQAQTDAVSYSFFPSAGKGAMVFSPALHRWLVRHGKAYDAVHVHGLFNPISSIALRQCVRRNWPVVLRPFGTLSRYTFTHRRTWIKRQYFRRLDGPSLQKAPAIHFTTRAECDEAAWHGIDFSGRSHVVPPPLAELPAPSATIADRDAPIVLFLSRIHPKKNIECLIDAWPRVVAGMPRAELVIAGSGDPDYVEALRTRAQTLGVGEISFPGFVAGEKKAGLLAKSSLFVLPSFQENFGVAVMEAIGAGLPVVISEQVQLADFVSKNDLGHVIKPEPEALAFSILEILGSKAYQDHCSTQGPAAIRQDFSLQQVGKQLVSMYESVRN
- a CDS encoding acyltransferase; this translates as MNYLLAQKIIDMPWRVQNEVRRTIALPYLKVFFAMKGIDWGKNWRVLGKPIIQRHRKSLIELGDGVVLRSWLESNPLVPIHPVVFSTRSKLAVIRVGKECGFTGTTIVAADRIEIGDRVQIGANTTIVDTDFHPLTPEGRKKDMANGKSRPVIIHDDVFIGMNCLILKGVEIGEGSVIGAGSVVSKDVPPRTMVGGNPARIIREL